In one window of Primulina tabacum isolate GXHZ01 chromosome 8, ASM2559414v2, whole genome shotgun sequence DNA:
- the LOC142554700 gene encoding uncharacterized protein LOC142554700 translates to MLKYLGLITARAAYLTDWSIEQIPREENAEADTLAKLAASMTDIATREVICFTRLMLSNDEEIPPVQKSSWMTPIVEYIVHEKLPEDRAQAAKIKKQAPRFVFLNNVLYRQSYQGPLLKFLSEDEIEYVLREIHEGCCGEHFGGTTLSRKTILAGFWWPQMNQDAA, encoded by the coding sequence ATGCTTAAATATTTAGGGCTCATCACGGCCCGGGCAGCGTATCTGACCGATTGGAGTATCGAACAAATTCCCCGGGAGGAGAATGCAGAGGCCGATACCTTAGCCAAATTGGCTGCTTCCATGACCGATATAGCTACCCGGGAGGTTATCTGCTTTACCCGGTTGATGCTCTCTAATGATGAAGAAATACCCCCGGTCCAGAAAAGTTCATGGATGACTCCTATCGTGGAATACATAGTACATGAAAAGCTCCCAGAAGACCGAGCCCAGGCTGCGAAAATCAAAAAACAAGCGCCCAGGTTCGTCTTTTTGAATAATGTTTTGTACAGGCAATCCTATCAGGGTCCATTACTCAAGTTCTTGTCAGAAGACGAGATAGAGTATGTCCTCCGGGAAATACACGAAGGATGCTGTGGTGAACACTTCGGTGGAACAACTCTGTCTCGGAAAACTATATTGGCCGGGTTCTGGTGGCCTCAGATGAATCAAGATGCTGCCTGA
- the LOC142554701 gene encoding uncharacterized protein LOC142554701, producing MATAKKTTTRHSSHPEQQREQPQKEERREEERESSAGSKSPTVAEELGELRKKVKILEGQVGSKGSAPVVKGCPFSDIIVREPLPGHFKSAKIKDYDGSSDPEEHLACFENMAMLHCYGDQIKCKVFLTTLVDSAQRWFEGLTPQSINCFEDFQKVFLHQFSSSKKYKKTAFSLFEVKQRQDETLRAYLKRFNRVSLDVPTCAPETKTTPFMQGQWEGDFFRSLIKKLPGNFEDLLSRAEKYINMEKAQNQKREALKRSRGDRAVKPEERTPKKNGPGHFSHVPLRITRDREVQECSSDVAPLPNPVARASRPEQKGYCTLHKDYSHNTNECWILRKKSIMHPMPASHPPRDKSRQPPWFSRRPRPNVPPKSTNIPSGSRRGKVSSREEKGRPVERKDPSPSREVIKMISGGSPDGDSNRARKARSRRECLEVDGGRKDEPVISFGPEDLRGVSLPHNDALVIQARVANYDVLRVFVDNGGSVNVIFKEAAGPNGFTRISIRGG from the coding sequence ATGGCTACGGCAAAGAAGACCACCACTCGTCATTCCAGTCATCCTGAGCAACAACGTGAGCAGCCGCAAAAGGAAGAGAGAAGGGAGGAGGAGAGGGAATCAAGCGCGGGTTCTAAGTCCCCCACCGTTGCGGAAGAATTAGGGGAATTGAGGAAGAAAGTCAAGATATTGGAGGGACAGGTTGGTTCTAAGGGCAGTGCTCCAGTTGTAAAAGGTTGCCCGTTCTCAGATATCATTGTCCGGGAACCACTACCCGGGCATTTCAAGTCAGCCAAAATCAAGGACTATGATGGGAGTTCCGATCCCGAGGAGCACCTCGCTTGTTTCGAAAACATGGCCATGTTGCATTGTTATGGAGACCAAATTAAATGTAAAGTGTTCCTCACCACCTTAGTGGACTCCGCACAAAGATGGTTTGAAGGGTTGACGCCACAAAGCATCAattgctttgaagatttccaAAAGGTGTTCTTGCATCAATTTAGCAGCAGCAAGAAGTACAAGAAGACTGCTTTCAGTTTATTTGAGGTAAAGCAGAGGCAAGATGAAACCCTAAGGGCGTATCTCAAAAGATTCAACCGAGTGTCCCTGGATGTGCCGACCTGTGCACCCGAGACGAAGACTACACCGTTCATGCAAGGGCAGTGGGAAGGGGATTTTTTCCGATCCTTAATTAAGAAATTGCCCGGGAACTTCGAAGATCTCTTATCCCGAGCAGAAAAATACATTAATATGGAAAAAGCGCAAAATCAGAAAAGAGAGGCCTTGAAGAGATCAAGAGGAGACCGGGCTGTCAAACCCGAAGAAAGAACTCCCAAGAAAAATGGCCCGGGACATTTCTCTCATGTACCTTTGAGAATTACCCGGGATCGAGAGGTTCAAGAATGCAGCTCGGATGTAGCCCCGCTTCCCAATCCTGTGGCGAGAGCGTCAAGGCCAGAGCAGAAAGGGTACTGCACCCTCCATAAAGATTATTCCCATAACACCAATGAATGCTGGATCCTGAGAAAGAAATCCATTATGCACCCTATGCCAGCATCCCATCCTCCTCGAGATAAGTCTAGACAGCCACCTTGGTTTTCTAGACGTCCCAGACCGAATGTTCCTCCAAAGTCAACAAACATCCCGAGCGGAAGTAGAAGGGGAAAAGTAAGTTCTCGGGAAGAAAAGGGCCGACCAGTAGAGAGGAAGGACCCTTCCCCAAGCCGAGAAGTAATAAAAATGATCTCGGGAGGATCCCCAGATGGTGATTCCAATCGAGCCCGGAAAGCAAGGAGTAGGAGAGAGTGTTTGGAGGTCGATGGAGGGAGGAAAGACGAGCCAGTCATAAGCTTTGGACCAGAGGACCTCAGAGGAGTTAGTCTACCTCACAATGACGCTCTTGTCATTCAGGCCCGAGTGGCTAACTATGATGTGTTGAGAGTATTTGTTGACAATGGCGGCTCGGTCAATGTCATCTTTAAGGAGGCAGCTGGtccaaatggatttacaagaataTCAATTAGAGGCGGTTGA